From Chlamydiota bacterium, one genomic window encodes:
- the rplE gene encoding 50S ribosomal protein L5 — MATLKEKYKESVIPKLNKKFEYKNPMNVPRLLKIVIAMGVAEAVKDKNVLQDCAKELTALSGQKPILTKAKNSISNFKLREGQAIGLKVTLRGQRMFDFLDRFCNLSSPRIRDFRGFTRKCDGRGNYTLGLDDQQIFPEVNLDLVKRQQGMHITFVTTAETDEECVELLENLGLPFKTKEEA, encoded by the coding sequence ATGGCAACATTGAAAGAAAAATATAAAGAATCAGTGATTCCAAAACTTAATAAAAAGTTTGAATATAAAAATCCAATGAATGTGCCACGTCTTTTAAAAATCGTGATTGCAATGGGCGTTGCCGAAGCGGTTAAAGACAAAAACGTGCTTCAAGATTGCGCAAAAGAACTCACAGCATTATCTGGGCAAAAACCTATTCTGACAAAAGCAAAAAACTCGATTTCAAACTTCAAGCTAAGAGAAGGCCAAGCAATCGGACTAAAAGTGACCTTAAGAGGCCAGCGTATGTTTGATTTTCTAGATCGTTTTTGCAACCTGTCTTCTCCACGTATTCGAGACTTCCGTGGATTTACAAGAAAATGTGATGGAAGAGGCAACTACACACTAGGTCTTGATGACCAGCAAATTTTCCCAGAAGTCAATTTAGATCTTGTGAAGCGTCAACAAGGGATGCATATCACATTTGTCACAACGGCTGAAACAGATGAAGAATGTGTTGAGCTTTTAGAAAATCTTGGTCTGCCATTTAAAACAAAAGAGGAAGCATGA
- the rplX gene encoding 50S ribosomal protein L24 produces MNNKHIRKGDEVIILAGNDKGKVGKVVARSKQLVLVEGVNLCKKAVRKSEQNPKGGFVSMEKPVHLSNVRLAIGGKGVKLHVRQNKKQEKELFYTQDGKEKVHRLVKAGK; encoded by the coding sequence ATGAACAATAAACATATTCGCAAAGGGGATGAAGTGATCATTCTTGCAGGCAATGATAAAGGCAAAGTGGGAAAAGTGGTTGCGCGTTCTAAACAATTGGTGCTTGTAGAAGGTGTGAATTTATGTAAAAAAGCGGTAAGAAAATCGGAGCAAAATCCAAAAGGTGGGTTTGTTTCTATGGAAAAACCTGTACATCTTTCTAATGTGCGCTTAGCTATAGGCGGAAAAGGTGTAAAACTTCATGTGCGTCAAAACAAAAAACAAGAAAAAGAACTTTTTTACACGCAAGATGGAAAAGAAAAAGTACATAGGCTTGTAAAGGCAGGAAAGTAA
- the rplN gene encoding 50S ribosomal protein L14, translated as MIQQETELEVADNSGAKRVKCFKVLGGSRRRYAKVGDVIVCSIKESDPTADQNAKKGKVVKAVIVRTTAPLRRRDGSKLRFDANSCVLIDDKKNPIGTRIFGSVARELREIGFLKICSLAPEVI; from the coding sequence ATGATTCAACAAGAAACAGAATTAGAAGTTGCAGATAATTCAGGAGCTAAGAGGGTCAAGTGCTTTAAAGTGCTTGGAGGTTCTAGAAGACGGTATGCAAAAGTAGGAGATGTGATTGTGTGCTCTATTAAGGAAAGCGATCCTACAGCTGATCAAAATGCAAAAAAAGGGAAAGTGGTCAAAGCAGTGATCGTACGCACCACAGCACCGCTCCGAAGACGTGATGGATCTAAATTGCGTTTTGATGCCAACTCCTGCGTCTTGATTGATGATAAAAAAAATCCCATTGGAACCCGTATTTTTGGTTCTGTGGCAAGAGAATTAAGAGAGATTGGATTTTTGAAAATTTGCTCCCTTGCACCGGAGGTGATTTAA
- the rpsQ gene encoding 30S ribosomal protein S17 → MSNNQQMKKGVVVSDKMDKTVVVKVTRTFPHPKYRKVVTRFKKYYAPDEKNQFKTGDMVTLVEARPMSKMKRWRVNYKENV, encoded by the coding sequence ATGTCAAATAATCAACAAATGAAAAAGGGCGTTGTGGTTTCAGACAAAATGGATAAGACCGTTGTGGTGAAAGTGACACGTACATTTCCGCATCCAAAATATCGCAAGGTCGTGACGCGTTTTAAAAAATATTATGCACCTGATGAAAAAAATCAATTTAAAACTGGAGATATGGTCACTCTTGTGGAAGCAAGACCGATGTCTAAAATGAAACGCTGGCGTGTTAATTATAAGGAAAACGTATGA
- the rplP gene encoding 50S ribosomal protein L16, which translates to MLFPKRTKHRKQQKGTLKGLSKAGNLVEFGDFGIQVLDRGWITSRQIEAARVAINRFFSRRGKVWIKIFPDKPISKKPAETRMGKGKGSPSEWVACVKPGRILFEVADVSKEEAQNALRKAAAKLPLKTRFVERMEKIL; encoded by the coding sequence GTGTTATTTCCAAAACGCACAAAACATAGAAAACAGCAAAAAGGGACGCTAAAAGGTCTGTCAAAAGCAGGGAATTTAGTGGAGTTTGGCGATTTTGGAATCCAGGTGTTGGATCGTGGATGGATCACATCACGGCAAATCGAAGCTGCTCGTGTGGCGATTAATCGTTTTTTTTCTCGAAGAGGAAAAGTATGGATTAAAATTTTCCCAGACAAACCGATTTCCAAAAAACCTGCAGAAACACGTATGGGAAAAGGAAAAGGGAGTCCAAGTGAGTGGGTGGCTTGTGTAAAACCGGGACGTATTTTGTTTGAAGTGGCCGATGTGTCAAAAGAAGAAGCGCAAAATGCTTTGAGAAAAGCTGCTGCTAAGTTGCCATTGAAAACGCGTTTTGTGGAGAGGATGGAAAAAATATTATGA
- the rpsC gene encoding 30S ribosomal protein S3 yields MGQKVSPTGFRLVIRKRWASSWFASKQDFGNLLEEDRQIRQFLMKRASCQQAAEILIKRMSDKIEVTIRTPRPGLVIGKKGAEIDQLKKDLREFTKKDVFIEVEEIKRPDLEAQLVANNIAYQLRRRVAFRRAMKKALQASRDAGAHGIKVQVSGRIGGAEIARSETYKVGRVPLHTLRADIDYAQARAETTYGSLGVKVWINRGEEI; encoded by the coding sequence ATGGGACAAAAAGTATCCCCAACTGGATTTAGACTTGTAATAAGAAAACGATGGGCCTCTTCGTGGTTTGCGAGCAAACAAGATTTTGGCAATCTGTTGGAAGAAGATCGTCAAATTAGACAATTTTTGATGAAAAGAGCGTCTTGTCAGCAAGCTGCAGAAATTTTAATAAAACGGATGAGTGATAAAATTGAAGTGACTATCCGCACACCAAGACCAGGTCTCGTTATTGGTAAAAAAGGCGCGGAGATTGACCAGTTGAAAAAAGATCTTAGAGAATTTACAAAAAAAGATGTGTTTATTGAAGTTGAAGAGATCAAACGTCCAGATTTAGAAGCCCAACTTGTAGCAAATAACATTGCATATCAGTTGAGACGTAGGGTGGCATTTAGAAGAGCGATGAAAAAAGCGCTTCAAGCCAGCCGTGATGCAGGAGCCCATGGAATAAAAGTGCAGGTTTCTGGTAGAATAGGTGGGGCTGAGATTGCACGTTCAGAAACATACAAAGTAGGCAGAGTGCCTTTACATACACTAAGGGCAGATATTGACTATGCACAAGCAAGAGCAGAAACAACCTATGGTTCATTGGGTGTCAAGGTGTGGATTAACCGTGGTGAAGAGATTTAA
- the rplV gene encoding 50S ribosomal protein L22, with translation MEKAVAKTKYVRISPRKARLVAGLIRKLPVTEAIHQLSNTPQKAAPLLKKTLLSAIANFEVLHDVRREEMVVGEVRVDGGPIIKRAKPRNKGGRSPINKRTSHFQITIEKGRGE, from the coding sequence ATGGAAAAGGCAGTAGCAAAAACGAAATATGTGCGCATATCGCCAAGAAAAGCAAGGCTGGTGGCGGGGTTAATTCGCAAACTTCCTGTCACAGAAGCCATTCATCAATTGAGTAACACACCACAAAAAGCGGCGCCGCTTTTAAAAAAGACACTACTTTCAGCGATTGCGAATTTTGAAGTCCTGCATGATGTCAGAAGAGAAGAGATGGTTGTTGGCGAAGTGAGAGTGGATGGCGGGCCAATCATTAAACGTGCAAAGCCAAGAAACAAAGGTGGAAGATCTCCTATCAATAAACGCACAAGCCATTTTCAAATTACCATTGAAAAAGGAAGAGGTGAATAA
- the rpsS gene encoding 30S ribosomal protein S19, protein MGRSTKKGFFVDHHLAEKVEKMNKEGKKSVIRTWSRRSMITPDMVGHTFEVHNGRKFNAVFATENMVGHRLGEFSPTRIFRGHPLTKAEKAGK, encoded by the coding sequence ATGGGAAGATCCACAAAGAAAGGTTTTTTTGTCGACCATCATCTCGCAGAAAAAGTTGAGAAGATGAATAAAGAAGGTAAAAAAAGCGTGATCCGCACATGGTCTAGAAGGTCGATGATTACACCTGACATGGTAGGGCATACTTTTGAAGTGCATAATGGAAGAAAATTTAATGCGGTGTTTGCAACGGAAAATATGGTAGGACATCGTCTTGGAGAATTTTCTCCAACAAGAATATTTAGAGGGCATCCTTTAACAAAAGCAGAAAAAGCGGGTAAATAA
- the rplB gene encoding 50S ribosomal protein L2 — translation MVKKYKPTTSTRRFTIVPSFGQLTRVEGKKQTVKPLKSLIKKKNRVNGRNNLGRITCRHRGGGHKRRFRAIDFIRDKEDIPAKVASIEYDPNRSAFIALLYYCDGEKRYVIAPEKLKVGDMIKTSKEPPFTVGNCMRLVDMPIGSVVHNIEMQPGMGARLVRSAGMSAQLSGRSSGKATIRLPSGEMRTINEQCRATLGVVSNGENILRSDGKAGRRRWKGIRPTTRGMAMNPVDHPLGGGNGKSKGNIPQTPWGVPTKGKKTRSKKKTKKHIVQARKRKKAKR, via the coding sequence ATGGTAAAAAAATACAAGCCGACAACATCGACACGCCGTTTTACAATTGTACCATCTTTTGGTCAACTCACACGCGTTGAGGGAAAAAAACAGACAGTCAAACCATTAAAGAGTTTGATTAAGAAAAAAAATCGCGTGAATGGACGCAATAATTTAGGGCGCATCACATGCCGCCATCGTGGTGGAGGGCATAAGCGTCGCTTTAGAGCGATTGATTTTATCCGAGACAAAGAAGATATTCCTGCAAAAGTAGCAAGCATTGAGTACGATCCTAATAGATCAGCATTTATTGCTCTGTTATACTATTGCGACGGAGAAAAACGCTATGTGATTGCTCCAGAAAAATTGAAAGTTGGAGATATGATAAAAACATCCAAAGAGCCGCCGTTTACCGTGGGAAATTGCATGCGCCTTGTAGATATGCCGATTGGATCTGTGGTGCACAACATAGAAATGCAACCTGGCATGGGAGCCAGACTTGTTCGTTCTGCTGGAATGAGTGCGCAATTAAGTGGACGATCTAGTGGCAAAGCGACAATTAGATTACCTTCTGGAGAAATGCGTACGATTAATGAACAGTGTCGTGCGACTCTTGGCGTGGTTTCTAATGGTGAAAATATACTCAGATCTGACGGCAAAGCTGGGCGAAGACGTTGGAAAGGCATAAGACCTACGACAAGAGGAATGGCGATGAACCCTGTTGACCACCCGCTGGGTGGAGGAAATGGAAAGAGTAAAGGAAATATTCCTCAAACACCTTGGGGAGTGCCAACGAAGGGCAAAAAAACACGCTCGAAGAAAAAGACAAAAAAGCATATAGTTCAAGCACGTAAACGTAAAAAGGCAAAAAGGTAA
- the rplW gene encoding 50S ribosomal protein L23, whose amino-acid sequence MKSPYEVIKTRHVTEKATVLEGLKHSASNKCTARCEKPKYVFVVDRDANKTEIKRAVEEIYSEKKIQVMCVNTVNTKPKPKRVRGRIGKKAGYKKAIVTLRVGDSIDEV is encoded by the coding sequence ATGAAAAGCCCATATGAAGTGATCAAAACAAGACATGTGACAGAAAAAGCGACGGTTTTAGAAGGGCTTAAACATAGCGCATCAAATAAATGCACCGCGCGCTGTGAAAAACCCAAATATGTGTTTGTGGTAGACAGAGATGCGAATAAAACTGAAATCAAACGTGCTGTTGAAGAAATTTACAGTGAGAAAAAAATTCAAGTGATGTGTGTGAACACAGTGAATACGAAACCCAAGCCAAAACGTGTCCGCGGAAGAATTGGAAAAAAAGCGGGATACAAAAAAGCTATTGTCACCCTGAGAGTAGGCGATAGTATTGATGAGGTATAA
- the rplD gene encoding 50S ribosomal protein L4 encodes MAELKKVDLEAKEVGKEMIDDKLLDIKTNPQLIKDYIIAIRENKRQWSANTKVRSEANHSTQKPHAQKGTGKARQGFLGAPQYKGGAIVFGPRPKFDQHVRINKKERNQAVRFLIANKAKEQTMYVLKFDAFKEPKTKNVANFLKTLGLENSRVLFLKETAGKEDKDKMQDKYKNFAKSLKNLKKVQITGVDNVNAYDLAVAKDVIVLDSALDQLKTFLKGGK; translated from the coding sequence GTGGCTGAGTTAAAAAAGGTAGATCTTGAAGCAAAAGAAGTCGGTAAAGAAATGATCGATGACAAGTTGCTTGATATCAAGACCAATCCACAACTGATCAAAGATTATATCATTGCGATTCGTGAAAACAAAAGGCAGTGGTCGGCGAATACAAAAGTGCGATCAGAGGCCAACCATTCCACACAAAAACCCCATGCGCAAAAAGGAACAGGTAAAGCCAGACAAGGATTTTTAGGCGCTCCGCAGTATAAAGGCGGAGCAATTGTTTTTGGGCCTAGGCCTAAATTTGACCAGCATGTACGCATCAATAAAAAAGAACGTAATCAAGCAGTGCGCTTTTTGATTGCGAACAAAGCGAAAGAACAGACAATGTATGTGCTCAAATTTGATGCATTTAAAGAGCCCAAAACCAAAAACGTGGCAAACTTTTTAAAAACCCTGGGATTAGAAAACTCCAGGGTTTTGTTTTTAAAAGAAACAGCTGGCAAAGAAGACAAAGACAAAATGCAAGACAAGTACAAGAATTTTGCAAAAAGTTTAAAAAACTTAAAAAAAGTACAAATCACAGGTGTTGACAATGTGAATGCCTATGATTTAGCTGTAGCAAAAGATGTGATTGTCTTAGATTCTGCTCTCGATCAGCTAAAAACATTTTTGAAAGGTGGAAAATAA
- the rplC gene encoding 50S ribosomal protein L3: MEKQNILLMGKKIRMTQQFDPNGNVVACTVIEVEPNVVAQIKTQEKDGYNAVQLGFDKIGGKGDDTKKKRIGKPRFSHFAKNKLEPRRHLRETRVESTEEYALGQEIGVDIFEGIDFVDVTGTSKGKGFQGVMKRYGFSGGPASHGSGFHRTMGSTGALTVGVRPGSKMPGHMGDEKVTVENLRLLGVDKEKNIMLIKGAIPGANGSLVSVRVARKKCKK; the protein is encoded by the coding sequence ATGGAAAAGCAAAATATTTTGTTGATGGGAAAGAAAATCAGAATGACGCAGCAGTTTGATCCAAACGGAAATGTGGTTGCCTGTACTGTGATTGAAGTGGAACCCAATGTTGTTGCACAAATCAAAACGCAAGAAAAAGATGGTTATAATGCTGTGCAGTTGGGATTTGATAAGATCGGGGGCAAAGGGGATGACACTAAGAAAAAACGCATTGGCAAACCGCGCTTTTCACATTTTGCAAAGAATAAATTAGAACCACGTCGTCATTTGAGAGAGACTCGTGTTGAAAGTACAGAAGAGTACGCACTGGGTCAAGAAATTGGTGTCGACATATTTGAAGGCATTGATTTTGTGGACGTGACAGGCACATCCAAAGGAAAAGGATTTCAAGGAGTCATGAAACGCTATGGATTTAGCGGAGGGCCTGCTTCTCATGGGTCAGGTTTTCATCGTACAATGGGATCTACAGGAGCTTTGACTGTTGGTGTACGTCCTGGATCTAAGATGCCAGGGCACATGGGAGACGAAAAAGTGACTGTGGAAAACTTGCGACTTTTGGGTGTCGATAAAGAAAAAAATATCATGTTAATTAAAGGCGCTATTCCCGGAGCTAATGGAAGTTTAGTTTCCGTGCGTGTGGCAAGAAAGAAATGTAAAAAGTAA